One genomic region from Stackebrandtia nassauensis DSM 44728 encodes:
- a CDS encoding AfsR/SARP family transcriptional regulator has translation MEIRLLGAVEARHEGERIDFGHSRQRAVLALLAVNPNTAVTAERLIDGLWGDAPPQRARRTLHSYLSRVRKLLSVAADVDIEHRHGGYVLSIPPERIDLHRFRQLVSGAETVAQWDEAMALWTGDPFDGLDFPGLDALCGGLEIEWLTAELDRNDVLLRHGLHARTVPDLRVLAVRFPWDERIAAQLMLALYRGGRQTEALEHYERLRRELAERLGSDPGPRLRELHRQILTAEADSEPAAAPPSATVPRQLPAAPRRFAGRADDLETLDATGDPIAVVTGPGGIGKTWLVLRWAHDNLDRFPDGQLYLDLRGFDPHSAPLPPGVAILGLLQGLGVKDDAIPSNLDAQIGLYRSLLADKRMLIVLDNARESSQLTPLLPGGSTCTTLITSRHVLPALSASHDATRVRLDVMKPDDAHAALAAHLGANRLACEPAVAAELVDHCGGLPLALGIIAAHGNAHPNFPLETVAAELREATTRLDTLDSGELSSNLRAVFDTSRAALSPEAAEVFNHIGLMSAGRLRLEAVASVAGQPVDRCKALLRELEEAHLIEQFKPHRYRMHDLIHLYAMEGAHATNPDSSAAYARLVDHYLYSARSAVAPLVTGSSPITMAEPEPGAVVLSFTDRDAAFDWFGEEHRNLRDAQRIAEGHGWSDRVWQLPWMMRVLHHLSFHAEEEIDMWRRAATATANNPDTTARAIVHCQLAKAHVLHGDLDEVVGHVDIALAVATDEAPVAVFSGVANALSVYAQKQGDAKAVLPKLAVAEAALRRRGDDFALAVALNTKSMVLSELGDVDAAVATCETALELIRGSEEDQLRAAILDSIGVAHQAAERHDVALGYFRESLELFTRGPSKAIRKMPLENLVDTYLALGDLDGAREAGEELVAIYLKERHTEAVDRVRRKLRDHAV, from the coding sequence ATGGAGATCCGGCTGCTGGGCGCCGTCGAGGCCCGGCACGAGGGCGAACGCATCGACTTCGGACACTCACGGCAACGCGCCGTGTTGGCGTTGCTCGCGGTCAACCCCAACACGGCGGTCACCGCCGAGCGGCTGATCGACGGCCTGTGGGGCGACGCGCCGCCGCAGCGCGCCCGCCGTACCCTGCACAGCTACCTGTCCCGGGTCCGCAAGCTGCTGTCCGTTGCCGCCGACGTCGACATCGAACACCGCCACGGCGGCTACGTCCTGAGCATCCCGCCCGAGCGGATCGACCTGCATCGGTTCCGGCAGTTGGTGTCCGGCGCCGAGACGGTGGCGCAGTGGGACGAGGCCATGGCACTGTGGACCGGCGATCCCTTCGACGGTCTGGACTTCCCCGGCCTGGACGCGCTGTGCGGCGGCCTGGAGATCGAGTGGCTGACCGCCGAACTGGACCGCAACGACGTGCTGCTGCGCCACGGGCTGCACGCCCGCACGGTGCCCGACCTGCGCGTGCTGGCCGTCCGGTTCCCCTGGGACGAACGCATCGCCGCCCAGCTGATGCTGGCCCTGTACCGGGGCGGCCGCCAGACCGAGGCACTGGAGCACTACGAACGACTGCGACGGGAACTGGCCGAACGCCTCGGCAGCGACCCGGGCCCGCGACTGCGGGAACTGCACCGCCAGATCCTCACCGCCGAAGCCGACTCCGAACCCGCCGCAGCGCCGCCCTCGGCGACGGTGCCCCGGCAGTTGCCCGCCGCCCCCCGCCGCTTCGCCGGTCGCGCCGACGATCTGGAAACCCTCGACGCCACCGGCGATCCGATCGCGGTGGTCACCGGCCCCGGCGGCATCGGCAAGACCTGGCTGGTGCTGCGCTGGGCCCACGACAACCTGGACCGGTTCCCCGACGGCCAGCTCTACCTCGACCTGCGCGGCTTCGACCCCCACTCGGCGCCGCTGCCGCCCGGCGTCGCGATCCTCGGTCTGCTGCAGGGACTCGGTGTCAAGGACGACGCCATACCCTCCAACCTGGACGCGCAGATCGGCCTGTACCGCAGCCTGCTGGCCGACAAGCGAATGCTGATCGTCCTCGACAACGCCCGCGAGTCCAGCCAGCTCACCCCGCTGCTGCCCGGCGGCTCCACCTGCACCACCCTCATCACCAGCCGCCACGTCCTGCCCGCGCTGTCGGCCTCCCACGACGCCACCCGGGTCCGGCTCGACGTCATGAAACCCGACGACGCCCACGCCGCCCTGGCCGCCCACCTGGGAGCCAACCGGCTGGCCTGTGAACCCGCCGTGGCCGCCGAACTCGTCGACCACTGCGGCGGTCTGCCGCTGGCCCTGGGCATCATCGCCGCCCACGGCAACGCCCACCCCAACTTCCCACTGGAGACGGTCGCGGCCGAACTGCGCGAGGCCACCACCCGTCTGGACACACTGGACTCCGGTGAGCTGTCCTCCAACCTGCGCGCCGTCTTTGACACCTCCCGCGCCGCCCTCAGCCCCGAGGCCGCCGAGGTCTTCAACCACATCGGACTCATGTCGGCGGGTCGGCTGCGCCTGGAAGCCGTCGCCAGCGTCGCCGGGCAACCCGTGGACCGCTGCAAGGCCCTGCTGCGGGAACTGGAGGAAGCCCACCTCATCGAGCAGTTCAAGCCGCACCGCTACCGCATGCACGACCTCATCCACCTGTACGCCATGGAGGGCGCGCACGCCACCAATCCCGACAGCTCGGCGGCATACGCCCGGCTGGTGGACCACTACCTCTACAGTGCCCGGTCAGCCGTGGCGCCGCTGGTCACGGGATCCAGTCCCATCACCATGGCCGAACCCGAGCCCGGAGCCGTGGTGCTGTCGTTCACCGACCGGGACGCGGCCTTCGACTGGTTCGGCGAGGAACACCGCAACCTGCGCGACGCGCAACGCATCGCCGAAGGCCACGGCTGGAGCGACCGGGTCTGGCAGCTGCCGTGGATGATGCGGGTCCTGCACCACCTCAGCTTCCACGCCGAGGAGGAGATCGACATGTGGCGGCGCGCCGCGACGGCCACCGCCAACAATCCCGACACCACCGCGCGCGCCATCGTCCACTGCCAACTCGCCAAGGCACACGTGCTGCACGGCGACCTCGACGAGGTCGTCGGGCACGTCGACATCGCGCTGGCGGTCGCCACGGACGAGGCTCCCGTCGCCGTGTTCTCGGGCGTCGCCAACGCCCTGTCGGTGTACGCGCAGAAACAGGGCGACGCCAAGGCGGTCCTGCCGAAGCTGGCCGTCGCGGAGGCGGCGTTGCGGCGCCGCGGCGACGACTTCGCGTTGGCGGTCGCGTTGAACACCAAGTCAATGGTGCTCAGCGAGCTCGGTGACGTGGACGCCGCGGTCGCGACCTGCGAGACGGCCCTGGAGCTGATCCGCGGCTCCGAGGAGGACCAGCTGCGGGCGGCCATCCTGGACTCCATCGGGGTCGCGCACCAGGCGGCCGAACGCCACGACGTGGCGCTGGGGTACTTCCGCGAGTCGCTGGAGCTGTTCACGCGCGGTCCGTCGAAGGCCATCCGGAAGATGCCGCTGGAGAACCTTGTGGACACGTACCTGGCGCTGGGGGACCTGGACGGTGCCCGCGAGGCGGGGGAGGAGCTGGTCGCGATCTACCTGAAGGAGCGGCACACCGAGGCGGTGGATCGGGTCCGGCGAAAGCTGCGGGACCACGCGGTCTGA
- a CDS encoding tetratricopeptide repeat protein yields the protein MGESSGSGDTEPVVSELGQWMLDRHRAGRTVEALSMFRKARQRGIPLEPQLTELHRRLLCDDPALSGDDEPTWPAPRQLPPAPSDFVGRETELAELDARASGPVIGVHGLAGVGKTTLVLRWAHGVAAGFRDGQLFVDLRGGPVGEPLRPSQILDRALRALGVPTDEIPSDLDRRSRLYLSLLRQRRVLVVLDNARDTEQVDPLLPVTGSSLVIVTSREPLPDIDSLELGVPGTDQAVALLPSGRRSAELAEQCARLPLALRMVAGIPDVALRPATEPKAALGTVLEEVYRRLGPRQQRLLRVVGGFPAATAGTTDLAVMANLPVDETARLLDELAATGLIETVGPGGWRGHDLVRAFAREQPGHNDSPRDDLRRLLDWYVPATSRANAVAFGTSVRAETGEVRPPEFADAAEALEWLDFRYPSLLGAIRQGAGNGNPGPAAHLASDLFRYFSVHGYIEEWMDVTAVALDAARSAGDRKIEVRLSLNLGYACWDAAKVDEAHRHFQHALAVSQELRDRDSQATVLGVLTGVNITVGRYLRAYEYASVALTMSQSLNNHVSEAIATENLGIVDLLRGNNAQAIRLLERSLSLYRRHKVRLIEPDAHSELARALFRDGDLEKAASHAERSVGEFSDIGDDSAAAWAKTRLGLINGVLGDPAEALDLHRQALPVMLRSPRNEYKSEALNNAGITYTAAGRPDWALEFHHEALVNAQRISCLYEKARALDGIAAAHRAQGERADEYAHRAHELYVRLGAAEARRG from the coding sequence GTGGGAGAGTCATCGGGGTCGGGTGACACCGAGCCGGTAGTCAGTGAGCTCGGGCAGTGGATGCTGGACAGGCACCGCGCCGGGCGCACCGTCGAAGCGCTGTCCATGTTCCGCAAGGCCCGGCAGCGCGGGATTCCGTTGGAACCGCAGCTGACCGAGCTGCACCGACGCCTGCTGTGCGACGATCCGGCGCTGTCGGGGGACGACGAACCCACCTGGCCCGCGCCCCGGCAGCTGCCGCCCGCGCCGAGTGACTTCGTCGGCCGCGAGACCGAACTGGCCGAACTGGACGCTCGCGCGTCCGGGCCGGTCATCGGGGTGCACGGCCTGGCCGGGGTCGGCAAGACGACGCTGGTGCTGCGGTGGGCGCACGGCGTCGCCGCCGGGTTCCGCGACGGACAGTTGTTCGTGGACCTTCGCGGCGGACCGGTCGGGGAACCGTTGCGGCCCTCGCAGATCCTGGACCGGGCGCTGCGGGCGCTGGGCGTTCCCACCGACGAGATCCCCTCCGATCTGGACCGACGTTCCCGGCTGTACCTGAGCCTGCTGCGGCAGCGCCGCGTCCTGGTCGTACTGGACAACGCCCGCGACACCGAGCAGGTCGATCCACTGTTGCCGGTCACCGGTTCGAGCCTGGTCATCGTGACCAGCCGGGAACCGTTGCCGGACATCGATTCCCTGGAACTGGGCGTACCCGGCACCGACCAGGCCGTCGCGCTGCTGCCCTCGGGGCGGCGCAGTGCCGAACTCGCCGAACAGTGCGCCCGGCTGCCGCTGGCGCTGCGAATGGTCGCCGGGATCCCCGACGTGGCGCTGCGCCCGGCCACCGAACCGAAAGCGGCACTGGGGACGGTCCTGGAGGAGGTGTACCGGCGGCTGGGGCCGCGACAGCAGCGGCTGCTGCGGGTCGTGGGCGGTTTCCCGGCCGCCACCGCGGGCACCACCGACCTGGCCGTGATGGCGAACCTGCCCGTCGACGAGACCGCGCGACTGCTGGACGAACTGGCCGCGACCGGGCTCATCGAGACCGTCGGGCCCGGCGGCTGGCGCGGCCACGACCTGGTGCGCGCGTTCGCCCGCGAACAACCGGGGCACAACGATTCCCCGCGCGACGACCTGCGTCGGCTGCTGGACTGGTACGTGCCCGCCACCTCCCGCGCCAACGCCGTCGCCTTCGGCACCTCGGTCCGCGCCGAGACCGGCGAGGTACGGCCGCCGGAGTTCGCCGACGCCGCCGAGGCCCTGGAGTGGCTGGACTTCCGGTACCCGAGCCTGCTGGGCGCGATCCGGCAGGGAGCCGGGAACGGCAACCCGGGACCGGCCGCCCACCTGGCCTCCGACCTGTTCCGGTACTTCTCGGTGCACGGGTACATCGAGGAATGGATGGACGTCACGGCGGTGGCGCTGGACGCCGCCCGCAGCGCCGGCGACCGCAAGATCGAGGTCCGGCTGTCGCTGAACCTGGGCTACGCCTGCTGGGACGCCGCCAAAGTGGACGAGGCGCACCGGCACTTCCAGCACGCCCTGGCCGTGTCGCAGGAACTGCGCGACCGCGACAGCCAGGCCACCGTCCTGGGTGTCCTCACCGGCGTCAACATCACCGTCGGCCGGTACCTGCGGGCCTACGAGTACGCCAGCGTCGCCCTGACCATGAGCCAGAGCCTCAACAACCACGTCAGCGAGGCCATCGCCACCGAGAACCTCGGCATCGTGGATCTGTTGCGCGGCAACAACGCGCAGGCGATCCGGCTGCTGGAGCGGTCGCTGTCGCTGTACCGGCGGCACAAGGTGCGGCTCATCGAACCCGACGCCCACAGTGAACTCGCCCGGGCGCTGTTCCGCGACGGGGACCTGGAGAAGGCCGCCTCGCACGCCGAACGCTCGGTGGGCGAGTTCAGCGACATCGGCGACGACAGCGCCGCCGCCTGGGCCAAGACCCGGCTCGGCCTCATCAACGGCGTCCTCGGCGACCCGGCCGAGGCACTGGACCTGCACCGGCAGGCGCTGCCGGTGATGCTGCGCTCGCCCCGCAACGAGTACAAGTCCGAGGCCCTCAACAACGCCGGAATCACCTACACCGCCGCGGGCCGTCCCGACTGGGCGCTGGAGTTCCACCACGAGGCGCTGGTCAACGCGCAACGCATCAGCTGCCTGTACGAGAAGGCCCGGGCGCTGGACGGCATCGCCGCCGCGCACCGGGCCCAGGGCGAACGCGCCGACGAGTACGCCCACCGCGCCCACGAGCTGTACGTGCGACTGGGTGCCGCCGAAGCCCGACGCGGCTGA
- a CDS encoding DUF1203 domain-containing protein: MTSTYTIAAIAPHILERLRELDDAGNPPEEHVDPEQPLRCCLRRSRDGERLFLVSYSPLRHWAAETGAKPGPYLEFGPVFIHAEDCGGPAEPGVPTGMLGQRRVCRAYNAEGRIIGGVYVEDDNPTVTSIEDTLAKQFADPATALVHVRAVEYGCFLYEVRRA, translated from the coding sequence ATGACTTCGACTTACACGATCGCGGCGATCGCGCCGCACATCCTGGAGCGGCTGCGCGAACTCGACGACGCCGGGAACCCGCCGGAGGAACACGTCGATCCCGAGCAGCCGTTGCGCTGCTGCCTGCGGCGCAGTCGCGACGGCGAGCGGTTGTTCCTCGTGTCCTACTCGCCGCTGCGGCACTGGGCGGCCGAGACCGGCGCCAAGCCCGGGCCGTACCTGGAGTTCGGGCCGGTGTTCATCCACGCCGAGGACTGCGGCGGCCCGGCCGAGCCCGGCGTGCCGACCGGCATGCTGGGGCAGCGGCGGGTGTGCCGCGCCTACAACGCCGAGGGACGCATCATCGGCGGCGTGTACGTCGAGGACGACAACCCCACGGTGACGTCCATTGAGGATACGCTGGCGAAGCAGTTCGCCGACCCGGCAACGGCGCTGGTGCACGTGCGGGCCGTCGAGTACGGCTGCTTCCTCTACGAGGTCCGACGGGCCTGA
- a CDS encoding MetQ/NlpA family ABC transporter substrate-binding protein produces the protein MKRTIATTVIAGALAATSLTACAGSSDTLVVGASPTPHGELLEYIDDNLADKEGLSIEVKEFTDYSQPNPALANGDINANFFQHVPFLEDYNSAEDANLVSVAEVFTEPLGGYSSSIKDVKDLKDGSEVSIPNDATNGGRALHLLEANGLLKLKKGAGLEATESDIAENPKDLKIVPLEAAQLPRSLDDVDFAVINGNFALEADLKPKKDALILEDGKDNPYANVLVVREEDKDDEQVKKLAKLLNSDEVKKYLAKKFPNSIPAF, from the coding sequence ATGAAACGCACGATAGCCACGACGGTGATAGCCGGGGCCCTGGCCGCGACGTCGTTGACCGCCTGCGCGGGCAGCTCCGACACGCTCGTCGTCGGCGCCTCCCCGACCCCGCACGGTGAGCTGCTGGAGTACATCGACGACAACCTCGCCGACAAAGAGGGCCTGTCGATCGAGGTCAAGGAGTTCACCGACTACAGCCAGCCCAACCCGGCGCTGGCCAACGGCGACATCAACGCGAACTTCTTCCAGCATGTGCCGTTCCTGGAGGACTACAACTCCGCCGAGGACGCGAACCTGGTGTCGGTAGCCGAGGTGTTCACCGAGCCGCTGGGCGGGTACTCCAGCTCCATCAAGGACGTCAAGGACCTGAAGGACGGTTCCGAGGTGTCCATCCCCAACGACGCCACCAACGGCGGCCGGGCGCTGCACCTGTTGGAGGCCAACGGTTTGCTGAAGCTCAAGAAGGGCGCGGGCCTGGAGGCCACCGAGTCGGACATCGCCGAGAACCCGAAGGACCTGAAGATCGTCCCGCTGGAGGCCGCGCAGCTGCCGCGTTCGCTGGACGATGTGGACTTCGCGGTCATCAACGGCAACTTCGCGCTGGAGGCCGACCTCAAGCCCAAGAAGGACGCGCTGATCCTGGAGGACGGCAAGGACAACCCGTACGCCAACGTCCTGGTGGTGCGCGAGGAGGACAAGGACGACGAGCAGGTCAAGAAACTGGCCAAGCTGTTGAACTCCGACGAGGTCAAGAAGTACCTGGCGAAGAAGTTCCCGAACTCGATCCCGGCGTTCTAG
- a CDS encoding methionine ABC transporter permease: MTEDLIVATIETVQMVGASIFWTILFGLPLGVVLYASGPQGTRPRPATHRVLGVIVNIGRSAPFVILMVAITPFTRLLVGTTIGSAAAIVPLAVAAIPFFARLVESALVSVDPGLIEAADSMGATHSGIVRRVLIPEAMPGLIRGLTVTLVAVTGYSAMAGAIGGGGLGDLAIRYGYQRYRTDYMIATVVLLVVLVQIFQFIGDRTARRLDHR, encoded by the coding sequence ATGACCGAGGATCTCATCGTCGCCACGATCGAGACCGTCCAGATGGTCGGCGCCTCGATCTTCTGGACCATCCTGTTCGGACTCCCACTGGGAGTGGTGCTGTACGCCAGTGGGCCGCAGGGCACCCGGCCGCGGCCGGCGACGCACCGCGTCCTGGGCGTGATCGTCAACATCGGACGGTCGGCGCCGTTCGTGATCCTGATGGTCGCGATCACGCCGTTCACCCGGCTGCTGGTGGGCACGACGATCGGCAGCGCGGCGGCGATCGTGCCGCTGGCGGTGGCCGCGATCCCGTTCTTCGCCAGGCTGGTGGAGTCGGCGCTGGTGTCGGTGGACCCGGGCCTGATCGAGGCCGCGGACTCCATGGGCGCCACCCATTCCGGGATCGTGCGCCGGGTGCTGATCCCCGAGGCCATGCCGGGCCTGATCCGGGGGTTGACCGTGACCCTGGTGGCTGTGACCGGGTACTCGGCGATGGCCGGGGCGATCGGTGGCGGTGGCCTGGGTGACCTGGCGATCCGCTACGGCTACCAGCGTTACCGCACCGACTACATGATCGCCACGGTGGTGCTGCTGGTGGTGCTGGTGCAGATCTTCCAGTTCATCGGCGACCGGACGGCCCGCCGCCTCGACCACCGCTGA
- a CDS encoding methionine ABC transporter ATP-binding protein has protein sequence MSLDVPAATIHGVLGRSGAGKSTLLRVVNLLEPPDSGTVTVAGRDLGTLTPAGLRDARARIGMVFQHFHLLHNRTVAANVELPLKLHRVERGERQRRVAELLELVGLSDQARKFPAQLSGGQRQRVAIARALALRPDVLLSDEATSALDPGTTVEILDLFVKLRDTLGLTILLITHELDVITRICDSASVMRDGKVVEHGPVAELLATPGSDLADQAFRLAAPGEGGGINVEVTFTGSAVGEPVLAALVRHFDVDASITDASVHTVAQGTVGRLRLRLPQSAASEKAAAWLSEQGYGVRRI, from the coding sequence GTGAGTCTTGACGTGCCCGCGGCCACGATCCACGGCGTTCTCGGCCGTTCCGGTGCCGGGAAGTCGACGCTGTTGCGGGTGGTGAACCTGCTGGAGCCTCCCGACTCGGGGACCGTGACGGTCGCCGGGCGAGACCTGGGGACGCTCACGCCCGCCGGACTGCGGGATGCGAGAGCCCGCATCGGGATGGTGTTCCAGCACTTCCACCTGTTGCACAACCGGACGGTCGCCGCGAACGTGGAGCTGCCGCTGAAGCTGCACCGCGTCGAGCGGGGCGAGCGGCAGCGGCGGGTCGCGGAGTTGCTGGAGCTGGTGGGCCTGTCCGATCAGGCGCGCAAGTTCCCGGCGCAGCTGTCGGGTGGTCAGCGGCAGCGGGTGGCCATCGCCCGGGCACTGGCCCTGCGTCCCGACGTGTTGTTGTCGGACGAGGCGACCAGTGCCCTGGACCCGGGCACGACCGTGGAGATCCTCGACCTGTTCGTGAAGCTGCGCGACACGCTGGGGTTGACGATCCTGCTCATCACGCATGAGCTGGACGTCATCACGCGGATCTGCGACTCGGCCTCGGTGATGCGCGACGGCAAGGTCGTCGAGCACGGGCCAGTGGCGGAGCTGCTGGCCACACCGGGTTCGGACCTGGCCGATCAGGCGTTCCGGCTGGCCGCACCGGGCGAGGGCGGCGGGATCAACGTCGAGGTGACGTTCACCGGTTCGGCCGTGGGCGAGCCGGTGCTGGCCGCGTTGGTGCGGCACTTCGATGTGGACGCTTCCATCACCGACGCCTCGGTGCACACCGTGGCGCAGGGAACCGTTGGGCGGCTGCGGTTGCGGCTGCCCCAGTCAGCAGCCAGCGAGAAAGCCGCCGCCTGGCTTTCCGAGCAGGGATACGGGGTGCGTCGGATATGA
- a CDS encoding M16 family metallopeptidase — MTSPQQVDIRAAAFPVEQYRLSNGLRVVLSPDRGVPVVAVAVVYDIGIRLEPQGRTGFAHLFEHLMFQGSANVAKMEHMSYVQGSGGTLNGSTHLDYTDYYEMLPSNALERALFLEADRMRGPAITEENLANQVDVVKEEIRVNVLNRPYGGFPWLKLPPVMFDTFPNAHDGYGSFADLEAATVADAQSFFDTYYTAGNAVLTVAGDFDVAEATAMIERHFADVPGRPAPAHPGIGEPDLTSERRHAYTDPRAPLPAIAAAWRVPDPVKDTKGYLPYVVLAELLTDGDASRLVERMIQKDRTATSLGGYVGFMGEPFAVRDPTALLFQAHLPPGGEPERVLATVDEELRRLASDGLAEGELERVKARIATHVLREDDSVMNRVLRLGTAAALHGDADVARQLPRLLGEVTAAEITQAASLLTPQRRAVVEVIAGGAQQ, encoded by the coding sequence GTGACTTCTCCCCAGCAGGTGGACATTCGCGCCGCCGCGTTTCCCGTCGAACAGTATCGGCTGTCCAACGGACTGAGGGTGGTACTCAGCCCGGACCGGGGGGTCCCGGTGGTGGCCGTCGCCGTGGTCTACGACATCGGCATCAGACTGGAACCGCAGGGCCGCACCGGCTTCGCGCACCTCTTCGAGCACCTGATGTTCCAGGGCTCGGCGAACGTGGCGAAGATGGAGCACATGAGCTACGTGCAGGGCTCCGGCGGCACCCTCAACGGCTCCACCCACCTGGACTACACCGACTACTACGAGATGCTTCCCTCCAACGCCCTGGAACGGGCGCTGTTCCTGGAGGCCGACCGGATGCGCGGCCCGGCCATCACCGAGGAGAACCTCGCCAACCAGGTCGACGTGGTCAAGGAGGAGATCCGGGTCAACGTCCTCAACCGCCCCTACGGCGGTTTCCCGTGGCTGAAGCTGCCGCCGGTGATGTTCGATACCTTCCCCAACGCCCACGACGGCTACGGGTCGTTCGCCGATCTGGAGGCCGCGACCGTCGCCGACGCGCAGTCGTTCTTCGACACCTATTACACCGCGGGCAACGCCGTGCTGACCGTCGCCGGTGACTTCGACGTCGCCGAGGCCACCGCGATGATCGAGCGGCACTTCGCCGACGTGCCCGGCCGCCCCGCGCCCGCGCACCCCGGGATCGGGGAGCCGGACCTGACGTCCGAGCGCCGCCACGCCTACACCGACCCGCGGGCCCCGTTGCCCGCGATCGCCGCCGCCTGGCGGGTTCCCGATCCGGTGAAGGACACCAAGGGCTACCTGCCGTACGTGGTGCTCGCCGAGCTGTTGACCGACGGCGACGCGTCGCGGTTGGTGGAGCGCATGATCCAGAAGGACCGCACTGCCACGAGCCTGGGCGGGTACGTCGGGTTCATGGGGGAGCCGTTCGCGGTGCGCGACCCCACGGCGCTGCTGTTCCAGGCGCACCTGCCGCCCGGCGGCGAACCCGAACGGGTTCTGGCTACTGTGGACGAGGAGTTGCGGCGGCTGGCGTCCGACGGTCTCGCCGAGGGCGAGCTGGAGCGGGTCAAGGCCCGCATCGCCACCCACGTGCTGCGCGAGGACGACTCGGTCATGAACCGGGTGCTGCGGCTGGGCACCGCCGCCGCGCTGCACGGCGACGCCGACGTGGCCCGGCAGCTGCCCAGACTGCTCGGTGAGGTCACCGCCGCCGAGATCACCCAGGCCGCGTCCCTGCTCACGCCGCAGCGTCGCGCCGTCGTCGAAGTCATCGCAGGAGGGGCTCAGCAGTGA